The following are encoded in a window of Ricinus communis isolate WT05 ecotype wild-type chromosome 4, ASM1957865v1, whole genome shotgun sequence genomic DNA:
- the LOC8271488 gene encoding LEAF RUST 10 DISEASE-RESISTANCE LOCUS RECEPTOR-LIKE PROTEIN KINASE-like 1.1 isoform X2 — translation MASVPLLLFFLLCHFGFHSAKEEMQSHGRCPRFNCGKLGELKFPFTNRTDPAHCGLLVVKGCDKGTQRIQLERGERWYGIRSISQANSIHIHDKIFSGRLQSHDCETFNNLSLPSSPFLSFRINHNLTLFKCNYKLSDPPQLEYRGCNNSSIYYTREQEDLPSLPPQCSLIQLPRHQNGSYSEIFKLLTADFTLEVLVSGSCKRCHYRGGECKINSKGKFYCANLREKNRLGLKLGLGLGAGIGLIALLLSFYIFRSHYKRRRNASSNILSTNSFSPSSRSDLEGGSVYFGVSVFSYAELEKATSNFDSKKELGDGGFGTVYYGKLKDGREVAVKRLYEHNYRRVEQFINEIEILTRLRHKNLVTLYGCTSRRSRELLLVYEYIPNGTVADHLHGDRSKSSPLTWPIRMSIAIETATALAYLHASDTIHRDVKTNNILLDNNFCVKVADFGLSRLFPNDVTHVSTAPQGTPGYVDPEYHQCYQLTDKSDVYSFGVVLIELISSMPAVDINRHRHEINLANLAVNKIQNCAFDELIDPSFGYNSDEEVKRKTISVAELAFRCLQQDKELRPSMDEVLEELKSIEIGDHNENQEVVLDDNKVLTDMPPPPSPAYCDEALLLKNIRLPPSPVTVTAQWASSCSTTPNISS, via the exons ATGGCGAGTGTCCCTCTATTACTATTCTTTTTGCTCTGTCACTTTGGGTTTCACTCTGCTAAAGAAGAAATGCAGTCCCATGGACGCTGCCCACGATTTAACTGTGGGAAGTTGGGGGAGCTCAAGTTCCCTTTCACTAACCGTACAGATCCTGCCCACTGTGGATTGTTAGTGGTCAAAGGTTGCGATAAAGGTACTCAGAGAATACAGTTGGAGAGGGGAGAAAGGTGGTACGGAATTAGAAGCATCTCTCAGGCAAATTCTATCCATATTCATGACAAAATATTCTCGGGGAGATTGCAGTCTCATGACTGCGAGACTTTCAATAATCTGAGTCTTCCTAGCtctccttttctctcttttcgtATCAATCATAATCTAACATTGTTCAAATGCAACTATAAGCTCAGTGACCCTCCCCAGTTAGAGTATAGAGGATGCAATAACTCTAGTATCTATTATACTCGTGAACAAGAAGATTTACCAAGTCTTCCACCACAGTGTTCACTTATTCAGCTTCCCAGGCATCAGAATGGAAGTTACagtgaaatatttaaattgttaacTGCTGACTTTACACTTGAAGTGCTCGTATCTGGTTCTTGTAAGAGGTGTCATTATAGAGGAGGAGAATGTAAGATTAACAGCAAGGGAAAGTTCTATTGTGCGAACTTGAGAG AAAAGAACAGACTGGGATTGAAGCTAGGATTAGGATTAG GTGCAGGGATTGGATTAATAGCCTTACTGTTGTCCTTTTACATTTTTCGGAGTCActacaaaagaagaagaaatgctTCGTCAAACATCCTCTCAACAAATTCCTTTTCTCCCTCCTCAAGATCAGATCTAGAAGGGGGCAGCGTCTACTTTGGCGTCTCCGTCTTCTCCTACGCTGAACTAGAAAAAGCCACCAGTAATTTTGATAGCAAAAAAGAGCTTGGAGATGGAGGTTTTGGAACTGTCTATTATG GTAAACTCAAAGATGGACGAGAGGTTGCAGTCAAGCGCCTGTATGAGCACAATTACAGAAGGGTCGAGCAATTCataaatgaaattgaaatcCTTACACGCCTACGCCATAAAAATCTTGTCACCCTCTATGGATGCACTTCACGCCGCAGCCGTGAGCTCCTCCTTGTATATGAATATATTCCTAATGGCACTGTTGCTGATCATCTCCATGGTGATCGATCAAAGTCGAGTCCGCTGACATGGCCTATTCGGATGAGCATTGCAATAGAAACAGCTACTGCTTTGGCCTACCTTCATGCTTCTGATACCATACATCGGGATGTCAAAACTAACAACATTCTTCTTGACAACAACTTCTGTGTGAAAGTTGCTGATTTCGGCTTGTCCAGGTTGTTTCCCAATGATGTCACCCATGTCTCAACTGCGCCGCAAGGTACCCCAGGCTATGTTGATCCTGAGTATCACCAATGCTATCAGCTTACAGATAAGAGTGATGTCTATAGCTTTGGAGTTGTCTTGATTGAATTGATTTCGTCAATGCCTGCCGTCGATATCAATAGGCATCGACATGAGATTAATTTAGCTAATTTAGCAGTAAACAAGATTCAAAATTGCGCATTTGATGAGCTGATTGATCCATCGTTCGGATATAATTCAGATGaagaagttaaaagaaagacaatTTCAGTGGCAGAGTTAGCTTTTAGATGTTTGCAACAAGATAAGGAATTAAGACCTTCCATGGATGAAGTTCTGGAGGAATTAAAGAGCATCGAAATAGGGGATCACAATGAGAATCAGGAAGTAGTGCTTGATGATAATAAAGTATTGACAGATATGCCGCCACCACCTTCACCCGCATACTGCGATGAGGCTTTGCTGTTGAAGAATATCCGGTTGCCACCTTCACCAGTTACAGTCACAGCTCAATGGGCTAGTAGCTGCTCCACTACACCTAACATCAGTAGTTAA
- the LOC8271487 gene encoding LEAF RUST 10 DISEASE-RESISTANCE LOCUS RECEPTOR-LIKE PROTEIN KINASE-like 1.1: protein MEMAAVSLFVFFALFQPVLLQPIEGPNCPRFNCGSLGELVFPYTNITENTECGLFVVNDCDKEHRQIQLERGSGKWYTVERIQFQNPSVSSISIIDTELQKSLDSRNCASFNNLSLPHVPLVNIQIVPSQLITLLKCDPTAKVTSPLNKFNHTGCPNLNIFYTDITREIPIPPTSCSTIQLPANIDNGYEDIFKLLTADFTLQVTLSFEFHFCEQCHLQAGECHGNSTGKLQCLNANGSEIKINWEKEGPEPHKKKKEELAWELAVGLGCPAFLITLALVIFFCRRHNRKMASPNLLRVNTYSGAFSKSDLEGANIYFRVSIFSYAELEEATNNFASENELGDGGFGTVFYGKLQDGREVAVKRLYERNCRKVQQFLNEIEILTRLRHQNLVSLYGFTSRRSRELLLVYEYIPNGTVADHLHGDRVNSSPLTLPIRMRIAIETANALVYLHASGIIHRDVKTNNILLDNNFCVKVADFGISRLFPNDVTHISTAPQGTPGYVDPEYYHCYQLTEKSDVYSFGVVLVELISSMPAVDITRERHEINLANLAINKIQRSAFDELIDPFLGYQSDEEVQRMTVLVAELAFLCLQQDKEMRPAMHEVLEELKRIESGECESDNLENRKHGDV from the exons ATGGAGATGGCCGCTGtctctttgtttgttttctttgcTCTCTTTCAACCCGTGCTTCTTCAACCAATAGAAGGTCCAAATTGTCCCCGTTTTAACTGTGGAAGTCTCGGGGAACTCGTCTTCCCTTACACTAACATAACAGAGAATACGGAATGCGGTTTATTTGTAGTGAATGACTGTGATAAGGAGCATCGGCAGATCCAGTTAGAGAGAGGATCAGGAAAATGGTATACAGTTGAAAGGATCCAATTCCAAAACCCTTCAGTGAGTTCCATTTCCATCATTGACACAGAGCTTCAGAAGAGTTTGGATTCAAGGAATTGCGCATCCTTCAACAATTTAAGTCTTCCGCATGTGCCACTCGTTAATATACAAATTGTGCCCAGCCAATTAATAACCCTGTTGAAATGCGATCCCACTGCTAAAGTTACAAGTcctcttaataaatttaaccacaCAGGGTGCCCCAACCTCAACATTTTCTACACTGACATAACTAGAGAAATACCTATTCCTCCAACCAGTTGTTCAACTATTCAGCTTCCAGCGAATATAGACAATGGTTATGAGGATATATTCAAACTATTAACTGCTGACTTCACTCTTCAAGTGACTCTATCATTTGAATTCCACTTTTGTGAGCAGTGCCATTTACAAGCAGGCGAATGTCATGGCAACAGCACAGGGAAGTTGCAGTGTCTAAATGCCAATGGATcggaaattaaaataaattgggAAAAAGAAGGGCCAGAACctcataagaaaaagaaggaag AGTTGGCATGGGAACTAGCAGTAG GTTTGGGATGCCCTGCTTTCCTTATAACATTGGCGCTCGTGATTTTCTTCTGTCGTCGACACAATAGAAAAATGGCTTCCCCAAACCTTCTTCGAGTAAACACTTACTCTGGTGCCTTCTCAAAATCAGACCTCGAAGGTGCTAATATCTATTTTCGAGTCTCCATTTTCTCCTATGCTGAACTTGAAGAAGCCACTAATAATTTTGCCTCAGAAAATGAACTCGGAGATGGAGGTTTTGGAACTGTTTTCTATG GAAAACTTCAAGATGGGCGTGAGGTTGCAGTCAAGCGTTTATATGAGCGCAACTGCAGGAAAGTACAGCAGTTCTTGAATGAAATTGAAATCCTTACTCGACTGCGccaccaaaatcttgtgtccCTTTATGGGTTTACTTCACGCCGCAGCCGCGAGCTCCTGCTTGTCTACGAATACATTCCCAATGGAACTGTTGCTGATCATCTTCATGGCGATCGAGTCAATTCTAGTCCACTCACCTTGCCTATTAGGATGAGGATTGCGATAGAAACCGCCAATGCATTGGTTTACCTTCATGCTTCTGGTATCATTCATCGAGATGTGAAGACCAACAACATCCTCCTTGACAACAATTTCTGTGTCAAAGTTGCAGATTTTGGGATTTCCAGATTGTTCCCCAATGACGTTACTCATATATCAACAGCCCCACAAGGGACTCCTGGCTATGTTGACCCTGAATATTACCACTGTTACCAGCTAACTGAAAAGAGTGATGTTTATAGCTTTGGTGTTGTCCTGGTTGAGCTCATATCATCCATGCCTGCTGTCGATATAACAAGGGAAAGGCATGAGATTAATTTGGCCAACTTGGCAATAAACAAGATTCAAAGATCTGCATTTGATGAGTTGATTGACCCTTTTCTTGGATATCAGTCAGATGAAGAAGTACAAAGAATGACAGTATTAGTTGCAGAGTTGGCTTTTCTCTGTTTACAGCAAGACAAGGAAATGAGGCCTGCTATGCATGAGGTTCTGGAGGAACTAAAGAGAATTGAAAGTGGGGAATGTGAGTCGGATAATTTAGAGAACAGGAAGCATGGTGATGTCTAG